From a single Xiphophorus maculatus strain JP 163 A chromosome 5, X_maculatus-5.0-male, whole genome shotgun sequence genomic region:
- the smc2 gene encoding structural maintenance of chromosomes protein 2: MYIKSIIIEGFKSYAQRTEINGFDPLFNAITGLNGSGKSNILDSICFLLGISNLSHVRASNLQDLVYKNGQGGITKATVSITFDNSNKSQSPLGFETHDEITVTRQVVIGGRNKYLINGVNANNTRVQDLFCSVGLNVNNPHFLIMQGRITKVLNMKPPEILAMIEEAAGTRMYECKKISAQKTIEKKEAKLKEIQTILDEEITPTMQKLQEERSSYLEYQKLMREIQHLSRLYVAWLFVCAEETKKKSAENLKVMQDNIAKMQANMAENESKIQELSAQIQEQQKKRDQEVNGVLKTMEDTLADAQRVDAKSQSALDLKKQNLKDETKKRKELVKSMEEDKKVLVVKEKEVSKLAEQLRAVQEEGQKDSAALEAAEQHFKAVSAGLSTNEDGEEDTLAGQMMACKNDMSKADTEAKQAQMTLKHAQAELKSKQAEVKKMDSGYKKDQDALQAAKGSREKLEAGLAKLSYEEGKEESLLEKRRQLSRQVSQLKETYERLMARFPNLRFDYKDPERGWDRSKVKGLLANLITVSDVTYATALEVVAGGRLYNIVVDTEVTGKKILEKGELQRRYTIIPLNKISAKTLNDKVINAAKSLVGQDNVHTSLSLVGYEADLRKAMEYVFGSTLVCDTLDNAKKVAFDKQVMTKTVTLGGDIFDPQGTLSGGARSQSASILTSLQEVKEVQDHLEEKEAQLQDIERQLADLKGTAEKYRQLKQQHELKLEEEQILQAKVQQSSFHQQQEELERLHKAIEESEETLRVTKEVKKKAEEKYKVLENKMKNAEAEREKELKAAQEKLNTAKAKADAFNKKLKQKQQESDAVALELEELQREQDGYEQQIQAVDEAMKAIQEQIDSMACTVSQNKETVRKAQEELSKQKEEIMTQDKELKEKNTEVNKMREKNNEAQLKIKELEHNISKHHKESQDTADKVSRMLEEHDWIHSERQYFGQPNTSYDFKTNNPREAGQRLKKLEETTSKLERNVNKRAMNMLNEAEERYNDLMKKKRIVENDKAKILQTIKELDQKKNEALNLAWQKVNKDFGSIFSTLLPGATAKLAPPQGCGVLDGLEFKVALGDTWKENLTELSGGQRSLVALSLILAMLLFKPAPIYILDEVDAALDLSHTQNIGQMLRTHFTHSQFVVVSLKDGMFTNANVLFKTKFVDGMSTVSRTALSQSDSNVPHKVHDKARQKDRRNKQLIS, encoded by the exons ATGTACATCAAGTCTATAATCATTGAAGGATTTAAATCCTACGCTCAGAGGACCGAAATCAACGGCTTCGACCCGCTGTTCAACGCGATCACAGGACTGAACGGTAGCGGAAAGTCCAATATTCTAGACTCGATATGTTTCCTTCTGGGCATCTCCAACCTCTCACAT GTGCGAGCCTCCAACCTCCAGGACCTGGTGTACAAAAATGGACAGGGTGGCATCACTAAAGCCACTGTGTCTATTACTTTTGACAACTCCAACAAAAGTCAGAGTCCTCTGGGGTTTGAAACCCACGACGAAATCACAGTCACCAGACAG GTTGTGATCGGTGGCAGGAACAAGTACCTCATCAATGGAGTCAATGCCAACAACACCAGGGTGCAAGATTTGTTCTGCTCTGTCGGCCTTAACGTTAACAACCCACATTTCCTCATCATGCAG GGGAGAATCACCAAGGTTCTGAACATGAAGCCACCAGAG ATTCTTGCCATGATCGAGGAGGCAGCAGGCACCAGGATGTATGAGTGTAAAAAGATCAGCGCCCAGAAGACGATTGAGAAGAAGGAAGCAAAACTGAAGGAGATTCAGACT ATTCTGGATGAGGAAATTACTCCCACTATGCAAAAACTGCAAGAA GAACGATCATCCTATTTGGAGTACCAGAAGCTGATGCGCGAGATCCAGCACTTGTCACGCCTCTATGTGGCTTGGCTGTTCGTGTGCGCTGAGGAAACCAAGAAGAAGTCTGCAGAGAATCTGAAGGTGATGCAGGACAACATTGCCAAGATGCAAGCCAACATGGCCGAGAACGAGAGCAAAATCCAGGAGCTGTCGGCCCAGATTcaagagcagcagaagaaaagagaCCAG GAGGTGAACGGCGTTTTAAAAACCATGGAAGACACTCTTGCTGATGCCCAGCGTGTGGACGCTAAATCTCAGAGCGCTCTAGACTTAAAAAAGCAGAATCTCAAAGATGAAACCAAGAAGCGAAAGGAGCTGGTGAAGAGCATGGAAGAG GATAAAAAAGTGCTTGTGGTAAAGGAAAAAGAGGTTTCCAAATTGGCCGAGCAGCTTCGTGCTGTGCAGGAGGAGGGACAGAAGGACAGCGCCGCCCTGGAGGCTGCTGAGCAGCACTTCAAGGCCGTGTCGGCCGGTCTATCCACCAACGAGGATGGTGAGGAGGACACGCTGGCTGGGCAGATGATGGCCTGCAAGAACGACATGAGCAAGGCGGACACAGAGGCCAAGCAG GCCCAAATGACCCTGAAGCACGCTCAGGCTGAGTTAAAGTCCAAACAGGCTGAGGTCAAGAAGATGGACAGCGGCTACAAGAAGGACCAGGACGCCCTGCAGGCTGCCAAAGGCAGCAGGGAGAAACTGGAGGCGGGGTTAGCCAAGCTCAGCTACGAAG AGGGAAAGGAGGAAAGTCTGCTGGAAAAACGGAGGCAGCTGTCCAGACAGGTCTCTCAGCTCAAAGAGACCTACGAGCGCCTCATGGCCCGCTTCCCCAATCTGCGCTTTGACTACAA GGATCCAGAGCGTGGCTGGGACCGCAGCAAGGTGAAGGGGCTCCTCGCCAACCTGATCACTGTCAGCGACGTCACCTACGCCACAGCGTTGGAGGTTGTTGCCGGAGGCCGTCTGTATAACATTGTTGTTGATACGGAG GTGACGGGTAAAAAGATCCTGGAGAAGGGAGAGCTGCAGCGGCGGTACACCATCATTCCCCTGAACAAAATCTCTGCCAAGACGCTGAACGACAAAGTGATCAACGCTGCAAAGAGTCTG GTTGGGCAGGATAACGTTCACACATCCCTGAGTCTGGTTGGCTATGAAGCAGACCTGCGGAAAGCCATGGAGTACGTGTTTGGGTCCACCCTGGTGTGCGACACGCTGGACAACGCTAAAAAGGTGGCCTTCGACAAGCAGGTGATGACCAAGACGGTCACGCTCGGAGGGGACATCTTCGACCCTCAGGGAACTCTGAGCGGAG GCGCCCGCTCTCAGTCGGCCTCCATATTGACGAGCCTGCAGGAGGTGAAGGAGGTCCAGGACcacctggaggagaaggaggCCCAGCTGCAGGACATCGAACGACAGCTGGCTGATCTTAAAGGAACCGCTGAGAA GTACCGgcagctgaagcagcagcatgAGCTGAAGCTGGAAGAGGAGCAGATCCTGCAGGCCAAAGTGCAGCAGAGCTCCTTccaccagcagcaggaggagctggagaggcTGCACAAGGCCATTG aggagagCGAGGAGACTTTGCGCGTCACCAAAGAGGTGAAGAAGAAGGCCGAGGAGAAATACAAGGTGCTGGAGAACAAGATGAAGAACGCCGAGGcggagagggagaaggagctGAAAGCAGCCCAGGAGAAACTGAACACAGCCAAGGCCAAAGCAGACGCCTTCAACAAGAAGCTGAAGCAAAAGCAGCAG GAGTCTGACGCTGTGGCcctggagctggaggagctgcagagggagCAGGACGGCTACGAGCAGCAGATTCAGGCCGTGGACGAGGCCATGAAGGCCATCCAGGAGCAAATCGACAGCATGGCCTGTACCGTCTCCCAGAACAAG GAGACGGTGCGTAAAGCCCAGGAGGAGCTGAGCAAACAGAAGGAAGAGATCATGACTCAAGACAAAGAACTCAAG gagaaaaacacagaggtgAATAAGATGAGGGAGAAGAACAATGAAGCCCAGCTGAAGATCAAGGAGCTGGAGCACAACATCAGCAAGCACCACAAGGAGAGCCAGGACACTGCTGACAAG GTGAGTCGGATGCTGGAGGAACACGACTGGATCCATTCAGAGCGGCAGTATTTCGGCCAGCCGAACACCTCCTACGACTTCAAGACGAACAACCCCCGCGAGGCCGGGCAGCGCCTGAAGAAGCTGGAGGAGACCACCAGCAAGCTGGAGAGGAACGTCAACAAGAGGGCCATGAACATGCTGAACGAGGCGGAGGAGAGG TACAACGATCtaatgaagaagaagagaatTGTGGAGAACGACAAGGCAAAGATCCTACAGACCATCAAGGAGCTGGACCAGAAGAAGAATGAGGCTCTCAACCTGGCATGGCAGAAg GTAAACAAGGACTTTGGCTCCATTTTCTCCACCTTGCTGCCAGGAGCCACAGCCAAGCTGGCTCCTCCCCAGGGATGTGGCGTCCTGGACGGCCTTGAGTTTAAAGTAGCTTTGGGTGACACCTGGAAGGAGAACCTGACTGAACTCAGCGGCGGGCAAAG GTCACTTGTGGCTTTGTCTCTCATCCTGGCCATGCTGCTTTTCAAACCCGCTCCCATCTACATCCTGGATGAGGTGGACGCAGCTCTGGACCTGTCTCACACACAGAACATCGGACAGATGCTGCGCACACACTTCACACACTCGCAG TTTGTGGTGGTGTCCCTCAAAGACGGCATGTTTACCAACGCCAACGTCTTGTTCAAGACCAAGTTTGTCGACGGCATGTCCACGGTGTCACGGACCGCGCTCAGCCAGAGCGACTCCAACGTTCCGCATAAAGTCCACGACAAGGCTCGACAGAAAGACAGGAGGAACAAACAGCTCATCAGTTAA
- the kiaa0368 gene encoding proteasome-associated protein ECM29 homolog, producing MAAQDELNQLERVFLRLGHAETDDQLQDIISKFLPPVLLKLSSVQEGVRKKVMELLVHLNKRIKSRPKIQLPVETLLVQYQDPAAASFVTNFTIIYIKMGYPRLEVAKQCELAPTLITAMEGKPQPQQDSLMHLLIPTLYHMKYPADSSKGVSPFNLIERPKMMHLLLEFMLDVLLMPYGFVLNESPTRPAPSSSQGGSSDGAVTGSGQGLPQPPPGMSVYAAKRVIGEAQWNAEQLEQCKLGIVKFIEAKQVPEVETVIHLAVASSDTRHSVATAADLELRSKQSIIDWNNPLIINKMFKVYLGDVPLKTKGGNVKQELKHDPVSTRVKLKILPHLLRSRLAAECFPANIQVVYDGLFGANTNNKLLSLTLQFVHHICMVCPDTNKPLGLMLLNGLTKLINEYKEDPKLLCVAYSAVGKLSSRMPQLFTKDIALVQQFFESMCKEEPDVRLAIQEALSMMVGAYANLQGALLNLMEALVAAYISKPEVQVRQVAMKFASTVFAPDHVPSRYLLLLAAGDPREEVSAEAQRVLRPFPTKSSEKEGPKPMPSFPDMVAYIQEKAAQRIKTPAKYIVGASTIPFNPSAFGEIMLYLRMCLAHSAGARPMSTRLLDMQDDAPAIGRYIHTLLSAEPPKGLEGNPVHVYMDLLQQLLSAVGGIPVMYCLLEVVSVCPEKLAPRFADKIDWIKSLMNTNKEDMRELAAQLYALVISTMTGNELQTAVQNLVKITKDNHSPETQHGAILALGYMVGRNLSRKKAIASCELTENKVEEMSITYQDDDKLVSMATKTIGSFLDSGSAMLAVAACTALGEIGRNGTLLIPAEGDGFTKLSVTENLLARITSGKESVKMKERSITTLGYLPVGDPDFPHQKKLLQGLMDSVEAKQVELQFTVGEAITSAAIGTSSGAARDPWTCTEDQYSPPHNVKNNDVVRWVLNSILSRYIPSQNPHVRQAACIWLLSLVKKLSQHKEITSHLKEIQIAFISVLSDPDELSQDVASKGLGLVYEMGGEADQQELVSTLVETLMTGKRVKHAVSEDTEVFQGEDLGKTPDGQSLSTYKELCSLASDLNQPDLVYKFMNLANHHAMWNSRKGAAFGFHMIATKAGEQLAPFLPQLVPRLYRYQFDPNLSIRQAMTSIWDALVTDKTLVDKYLKEILQDVISNLTNNTWRVRESSCLALNDLIRGRQADDLIDHLAEMWETLFRVLDDIKESVRKAADLALKTLSKVCVRMCESTGSAAQKTVAVMLPTLLEKGIVSNVSEVRSLSIQTLVKISKTAGARLKPHAARLIPALLEALSTLEPQVLNYLSLRATEQEKSAMDAARLSAAKSSPMMETVNMCLQHLDVSVLGELVPRLCELLKSGVGLGTKGGCASVIVSLTVQCPQDLTPYSGKLMSALLNGIHDRSTVVQKAFAFALGHLVRSAKDSSVEKLLLKLSNWYLEKEEPVYKSSCALTVHAISHYSPDVLKAHAGVALPLAFLGMHQAPGPDEEKGESHDATLWSEVWQENVPGSFGGIRLYMTELITITQKALQSQSWKMKAQGAAAMATVAKEQTGSLVAPHLGLVLTALMQGLSGRTWAGKEELLKAIGSVVSKCSAELQKPCSGQPSIPEILDVVFKECRKENLVYKMAALRCAADVLHSSQEDRFTDMAEILFPLIKKSCPESGGTSPRSMDDDDDDDDKDMKDKELHTEAILCAFETLGKTWPRNPQTQASFQTDLCTLMCGKLKLSTWKVQLAVLQAMKAYFQGLLLLEKGNEDMNALSQILTEACTALTYSLENKSYSSVRTEALSVVDLIVKRTGESEQWDCMPVRSREQLQRSLSTLQSDSRPELRDKAQELRRRIQSQP from the exons ATGGCTGCCCAGGATGAACTCA ATCAACTGGAACGCGTTTTCCTTCGCCTGGGCCATGCAGAAACTGATGACCAGCTTCAGGACATCATCTCCAAGTTTCTGCCACCTGTTCTTCTCAAACTCTCCAGTGTTCAGGAGGGGGTGCGAAAGAAG GTGATGGAGTTGTTGGTTCACCTCAACAAGAGGATTAAAAGCCGACCAAAGATCCAGCTACCAGTGGAGACACTGCTGGTGCAGTACCAGGaccctgcagctgcttcttttGTTACA AATTTCACCATCATCTATATTAAAATGGGCTACCCTCGTCTAGAGGTGGCAAAACAATGTGAGCTGGCCCCGACTCTCATCACTGCCATGGAAGGCAAACCACAGCCACAACAGGACAG cttGATGCACCTTCTGATTCCCACTCTTTACCACATGAAGTATCCTGCAGACTCGTCCAAAGGCGTGTCTCCATTCAATTTAATTGAAAGGCCAAAGATGATGCACCTTCTACTGGAGTTCATGCTGGATGTTTTGCTCATGCCTTATGG GTTTGTGCTGAATGAGTCTCCCACTCGGCCTGCACCATCCTCTTCCCAGGGAGGTTCCTCGGACGGGGCGGTCACTGGGAGCGGGCAGGGTCTTCCCCAGCCTCCCCCAGGGATGAGTGTCTATGCTGCAAAGAGGGTTATTGGAGAAGCCCAGTGGAACGCCGAGCAGCTAGAGCAG TGTAAGCTGGGCATAGTGAAGTTCATTGAGGCCAAGCAGGTGCCAGAGGTGGAGACAGTGATCCACTTGGCGGTGGCTTCAAGCGACACGAGACACAGTGTGGCTACTGCAGCTGATCTGGAGCTGAGGAGCAAACAGAG CATCATTGACTGGAACAATCCTCTAATTATCAACAAGATGTTCAAGGTGTATCTGGGAGATGTCCCTCTTAAAACAAAG GGTGGAAATGTCAAACAAGAGCTGAAACATGATCCAGTGAGCACTAGAGTCAAACTAAAAATCCTGCCACATCTTCTACGCTCCCGGCTGGCAGCAGAGTGCTTCCCAGCAAACATCCAG GTTGTTTATGATGGCTTGTTTGGGGCCAACACCAACAACAAACTGCTGTCTCTCACCTTACAGTTTGTCCATCACATCTGCATGGT atGCCCTGACACTAACAAGCCTTTAGGACTAATGCTGCTCAATGGTCTGACCAAACTTATCAACGAATACAAGGAG GATCCTAAGTTATTATGTGTTGCCTACTCTGCTGTCGGAAAGCTCTCAAG tcgcATGCCTCAGCTTTTCACAAAGGATATTGCTCTTGTGCAGCAGTTTTTTGAGTCTATGTGTAAG GAGGAGCCGGATGTTCGCCTTGCCATTCAGGAAGCTTTGTCAATGATGGTTGGAGCGTATGCcaacctgcagggggcgctacTGAATCTGATGGAAGCCCTGGTGGCTGCATATATTTCAAAG CCGGAGGTACAAGTTCGCCAGGTGGCCATGAAGTTTGCCAGCACAGTGTTTGCTCCTGACCACGTGCCATCAAGgtacctgctgctgctggctgctggAGACCC ACGAGAGGAAGTGTCTGCAGAGGCCCAAAGGGTGCTGAGGCCTTTTCCCACAAAAAGTTCGGAGAAGGAGGGACCGAAGCCAATGCCGTCCTTTCCCGACATGGTTGCCTACATCCAAGAAAAA GCAGCTCAGAGGATCAAAACCCCTGCAAAATATATTGTTGGGGCCTCCACAATTCCTTTTAACCCATCTGCCTTTGGAGAg ataaTGTTGTACCTGAGGATGTGCCTGGCCCACAGTGCTGGTGCCAGGCCCATGTCTACCCGCTTGTTGGACATGCAGGACGATGCTCCAGCCATCGGTCGCTACATCCACACCCTGCTCTCAGCTGAACCGCCAAAAGGCCTGGAGGGAAACCCTGTGCATGTGTACATGGATCtactgcagcagctgctctctgctgtGGGAG GAATCCCAGTCATGTACTGCTTACTGGAAGTGGTGTCTGTGTGTCCAGAAAAACTCGCCCCCAGGTTTGCTGATAAAATAGACTGGATTAAA AGTCTGATGAACACCAATAAGGAGGACATGAGGGAACTTGCCGCCCAGCTGTATGCTTTGGTGATTTCCACCATGACTGGCAACGAGCTGCAGACAGCCGTGCAGAATCTGGTCAAAATTACCAAAGACAACCAT AGTCCTGAGACTCAGCATGGCGCCATCTTGGCTCTCGGCTACATGGTGGGAAGGAATCTGAGCAGAAAGAAAGCCATTGCCTCCTGTGAGTTGACAGAAAACAAGGTGGAAGAGATGAGCATCACTTACCAAGATGATGACAAGCTAGTTTCCATGGCTACTAAGACAATTG GTTCCTTCCTGGACAGCGGCAGTGCCATGTTGGCCGTAGCAGCCTGCACAGCTCTCGGAGAAATTGGGCGGAACGGCACCCTGCTGATCCCTGCAGAGGGAGACGGCTTCACCAAACTCTCTGTCACGGAAAACCTGCTGGCTCGCATCACTTCTGGCAAAGAGAGCGTAAAG ATGAAGGAGCGATCCATTACAACCTTGGGTTATCTGCCAGTGGGAGACCCAGACTTTCCACACCAGAAGAAGCTGCTGCAGGGCCTCATGGATTCAGTGGAG GCCAAGCAGGTGGAGCTACAGTTCACAGTTGGAGAGGCCATTACTAGCGCTGCTATAGGAACCAGTTCTGGAGCCGCTAGAGATCCGTGGACCTGCACTGAGGACCAGTACAGCCCGCCACACA ATGTTAAAAACAACGATGTGGTTCGCTGGGTCCTCAACTCCATCCTGTCCAGATACATTCCGAGCCAGAACCCTCATGTGCGGCAGGCGGCCTGCATCTGGCTGCTCTCCCTGGTCAAAAAACTCAGCCAGCACAAGGAAATTACT TCTCATTTGAAAGAGATTCAAATAGCCTTCATCTCCGTTCTCTCAGATCCGGATG AGCTCAGTCAGGATGTGGCATCTAAAGGCCTGGGGCTCGTTTATGAGATGGGTGGGGAAGCTGATCAGCAGGAACTGGTGTCTACATTGGTGGAAACACTCATGACTGGAAAAAG GGTGAAACATGCAGTCTCAGAGGATACCGAGGTGTTTCAGGGGGAGGATTTGGGAAAAACACCTGATGG TCAAAGCTTGTCGACATATAAGGAGCTCTGCTCACTGGCCAGCGACCTGAACCAACCAGATCTGGTCTATAAGTTCATGAACCTGGCAAACCACCACGCCATGTGGAACTCACGCAAG GGAGCAGCTTTTGGTTTCCACATGATCGCTACCAAGGCTGGGGAGCAGCTGGCTCCATTCCTGCCACAGTTAGTGCCTCGTTTGTACCGCTACCAGTTTGACCCAAACCTGAGCATTCGCCAGGCTATGACCAGCATCTGGGATGCCTTAGTCACCGATAAAACCCTG GTGGACAAGTACTTGAAGGAAATCCTGCAGGATGTCATCTCTAACCTGACCAACAACACCTGGAGAGTGCGTGAGTCCAG CTGCCTGGCCCTCAACGACTTGATCCGTGGCCGTCAGGCCGATGACCTCATTGATCACCTGGCAGAGATGTGGGAGACGTTGTTCAGAGTCCTGGATGACATCAAG gagtCTGTGCGAAAGGCTGCAGACTTAGCATTGAAAACGCTCAGTAAG GTTTGTGTTCGTATGTGTGAGTCTACTGGCTCTGCAGCCCAGAAAACTGTGGCCGTGATGTTACCCACTCTGCTGGAAAAAGGCATCGTTAGCAACGTCTCCGAGGTTCGCTCTCTCAG TATTCAGACCCTGGTGAAGATCAGTAAGACTGCTGGCGCCCGATTAAAGCCTCATGCTGCTCGGCTGATTCCAGCTCTGCTGGAAGCCCTCAGCACCCTGGAGCCTCAGGTCCTCAACTACCTCAGCCTCAGAGCCACTGAGCAGGAAAAG AGTGCCATGGATGCTGCAAGGCTCAGTGCTGCCAAGTCTTCTCCAATGATGGAGACTGTTAAcatg TGTCTGCAGCATCTGGATGTTTCTGTGCTGGGAGAGCTGGTTCCCAGACTCTGTGAGCTGCTGAAGAGCGGAGTGGGCCTGGGCACAAAG GGAGGCTGCGCCAGTGTAATTGTGTCCCTGACGGTACAGTGTCCTCAGGACCTAACCCCATACTCAG GTAAACTGATGAGTGCCTTGCTCAATGGCATTCATGACAGAAGCACCGTTGTACAGAAAGCCTTCGCCTTTGCTTTGGGACACCTTGTCAGG TCAGCAAAGGACAGCAGCGTAGAAAAACTACTACTGAAGCTCAGCAACTGGTACTTGGAGAAAGAAG AACCTGTTTACAAGTCCTCGTGTGCGCTAACGGTACATGCCATCAGCCACTACAGTCCAGATGTGCTGAAGGCCCACGCGGGCGTGGCCCTGCCCCTGGCCTTCCTGGGCATGCATCAGGCGCCGGGTCCTGATGAGGAGAAAGGAGAGAGTCACGATGCCACCCTATGGTCGGAGGTGTGGCAGGAGAACGTTCCAG GAAGCTTCGGGGGCATCAGGCTTTACATGACAGAGCTGATCACCATCACACAGAAAGCCCTGCAGTCTCAGTCCTGGAAGATGAAGGCTCAGGGTGCAGCTGCCATGGCAACTGTTGCTAAGGAACAGACGGGATCATTGGTGGCACCACACCTCGGTTTGGTGCTGACAGCCTTGATGCAGGGACTCTCTGGGCGAACTTGGGCTGGCAAG GAGGAGCTGTTGAAAGCCATCGGGTCAGTGGTGTCCAAGTGCAG CGCGGAGCTGCAAAAGCCGTGCAGCGGCCAGCCCAGCATCCCAGAGATCCTGGATGTCGTGTTTAAAGAATGCCGCAAGGAGAATCTGGTTTACAAAATGGCCGCTCTGCGCTGTGCCGCAGATGTTCTCCACAGCAGCCAGGAAGACCGCTTCACTGACATGGCTGAGATCCTTTTCCCTCTGATCAAGAAG AGCTGTCCAGAGAGCGGTGGCACCTCTCCCAGGTCaatggatgatgatgatgatgatgatgacaaagATATGAAAGATAAGGAGCTGCACACTGAAGCTATACTCTGTGCTTTTGAGACACTTGGGAAGACCTGGCCCAGAAACCCACAAACTCAAG CAAGTTTCCAGACAGATTTGTGCACTCTGATGTGTGGGAAGCTTAAGCTGAGCACATGGAAGGTGCAGCTGGCTGTTCTTCAGGCCATGAAGGCGTATTTTCAGGG ctTGTTGCTGCTTGAGAAGGGTAATGAAGACATGAATGCACTATCACAGATCCTCACTGAGGCCTGCACTGCTCTTACTTATTCTTTAG aaaataaaagctacTCCTCTGTGCGGACAGAGGCCTTGTCTGTGGTGGATCTGATCGTTAAGAGAACAGGAG AGAGTGAGCAGTGGGACTGCATGCCTGTGAGGAGCCGGGAGCAGCTGCAGCGCTCCCTGTCGACGCTGCAGTCCGACAGCCGGCCCGAGCTGAGGGACAAGGCGCAGGAGCTGCGCAGACGCATCCAAAGCCAGCCCTGA
- the LOC102223593 gene encoding lysine-specific demethylase 4C-like isoform X6 codes for MAGAEVSAPANPTCKIMTFRPTMEEFKDFNQYLVYMESQGAHRAGLAKVIPPKGWKPRRTYDDIDDLMIDAPIQQMVAGQSGLFTQYNIQKKPLSVQEFRRLANSDMYCTPRYLNYEDLERKYWKNLTFVSPIYGADVSGSLYDEDIEEWNIGHLNSILDVIEEDCGVSIQGVNTPYLYFGMWKTTFSWHTEDMDLYSINYLHFGEPKSWYAIPPEHGKRLERLATGFFSQQLQGLRSFSAPQDDPHLSLYTEEVWHSL; via the exons ATGGCGGGAGCAGAGGTATCCGCCCCTGCAAACCCCACCTGCAAGATTATGACCTTCAGGCCCACGATGGAAGAATTCAAAGACTTCAACCAGTACCTGGTGTACATGGAGTCTCAGGGTGCACACCGGGCAGGCTTGGCTAAG GTGATCCCCCCTAAAGGCTGGAAGCCGCGTCGAACCTACGACGATATTGATGATTTAATGATCGACGCTCCCATTCAGCAGATGGTGGCGGGCCAGTCGGGACTCTTCACTCAGTACAACATCCAGAAGAAACCTCTTAGTGTGCAGGAGTTCAGGCGGTTAGCAAACAGTGACAT GTACTGTACACCTCGCTACCTGAATTATGAAGATCTTGAGAGGAAATACTGGAAAAACCTCACTTTTGTCTCACCCATATATGGTGCAGATGTCAGTGGCAGCCTCTATGATGAG GACATAGAAGAGTGGAACATTGGACATCTGAACTCCATCCTGGATGTTATCGAGGAGGACTGTGGTGTGTCCATACAGGGGGTCAACACGCCATATCTCTACTTTGGGATGTGGAAGACCACCTTCTCCTGGCACACAGAGGATATGGATCTGTATAGCATCAACTACCTCCACTTTGGAGAGCCCAAATCCTG GTATGCCATCCCCCCAGAGCATGGGAAACGACTGGAGCGCCTGGCTACAggt tttttttcccaACAGCTTCAAGGGCTGCGAAGCTTTTCTGCGCCACAAGATGACCCTCATCTCTCCCTCTATACTGAAGAAGTATGGCATTCCCTTTGA
- the LOC102223851 gene encoding exocyst complex component 1-like, with amino-acid sequence MSSLLREEMQRVLFRPAKHRLVEFIEIEEPTPGRHFLCVSVGQKKVVQLSVVHCQISQSTQKSGSKKLQTKRSSIQECYKRTEIWSLHDLTLVDGRDPDVDDSCFLLHFDKVRTVTAVTCSAKYTMVRALVALCDRYCQRPLNLQNFDFPYIKPTTYYSNRGDCVVLSQICFYACNLVCLSMCPVPLDA; translated from the exons ATGTCATCTCTTTTGAGGGAAGAGATGCAGAGAGTTTTATTTCGACCTGCAAAGCACAGACTTGTGGAGTTTATTGAAATTGAAGAGCCAACGCCTGGAAGGCATTTTCTCTGCGTCTCAG ttggacaaaaaaaagtggTGCAGTTAAGTGTAGTGCATTGTCAGATCTCTCAGTCAACCCAAAAATCTGGATCCAAGAAGTTACAAACCAAACGTTCCAGCATCCAGGAATGCTACAAGAGGACCGAGATCTGGTCCCTGCATGACCTGACTCTTGTTGATGGAAGAGATCCTGATGTG GATGACTCCTGCTTCCTGCTGCACTTCGATAAGGTGCGTACAGTGACGGCCGTCACCTGCTCAGCCAAATACACGATGGTGCGTGCCCTGGTTGCCCTCTGTGACCGTTACTGTCAGAGGCCGCTAAATCTGCAGAACTTTGACTTCCCTTACATCAAGCCCACCACCTATTACTCCAACAGAGGGGACTGTGTCGTTCTGTCCCAGATATGCTTCTATGCGTGCAATCTGGTTTGCTTGTCTATGTGTCCAGTGCCACTGGATGCCTAA